From one Dermacentor variabilis isolate Ectoservices chromosome 3, ASM5094787v1, whole genome shotgun sequence genomic stretch:
- the LOC142576118 gene encoding uncharacterized protein LOC142576118 isoform X1: MLLFLHRIKTDSMFSFQLCVSLLLALATSAFAGHVSGGYRLGYGLGYTGLGLSHYGLQHGVGYSGLTGYGLGYAYGPAASYAVAAPAVAAYAVPAVARVATTYAAPAVTRVATTYAAPAVTRVEHAAPVVAAAPAIAYAAAPAVAKVATYSAPAVTSVVRTAPVVAAAPAVATYAAPAVAAVHHAPAIAAVTHAAPLVGAYHAAAPVYGYGVSGIGYGLGHYGFGHGLLGYGLNYGYGLGSPFEYATLLRKKK, translated from the exons ATGCTTCTATTCCTCCACCGGATTAAGACCGACAGCATG TTTTCATTTCAGCTTTGCGTCAGCCTCCTCCTCGCCTTGGCCACCAGTGCCTTCGCTGGACACGTTTCCGGTGGCTATCGCCTCGGCTACGGTCTCGGCTACACCGGCCTCGGCCTCTCCCACTATGGTCTCCAGCATGGAGTCGGTTACTCTGGCCTGACTGGATACGGCCTTGGGTACGCTTACGGTCCAGCTGCCAGCTACGCCGTCGCTGCCCCAGCTGTGGCCGCGTACGCTGTGCCAGCCGTCGCTAGGGTTGCCACCACCTACGCTGCCCCAGCCGTCACTAGGGTAGCCACCACTTATGCCGCCCCAGCTGTGACCAGAGTCGAGCACGCCGCTCCAGTCGTTGCCGCTGCACCAGCCATCGCCTATGCCGCTGCTCCAGCTGTCGCCAAGGTTGCCACCTACAGTGCTCCTGCTGTGACCAGTGTTGTCCGCACTGCTCCTGTGGTCGCTGCTGCCCCAGCCGTTGCAACTTACGCGGCGCCAGCCGTCGCTGCTGTCCACCACGCTCCAGCTATTGCCGCCGTCACTCACGCTGCTCCACTTGTCGGTGCCTACCACGCCGCCGCCCCGGTATACGGCTATGGCGTCAGCGGCATCGGCTACGGCCTCGGTCACTACGGTTTCGGTCATGGTCTTCTAGGCTATGGTCTGAACTACGGCTATGGCCTCGGCTCCCCCTTCGAGTACGCCACTCTCCTGCGCAAGAAGAAGT AA
- the LOC142576118 gene encoding uncharacterized protein LOC142576118 isoform X2 — MLLFLHRIKTDSMLCVSLLLALATSAFAGHVSGGYRLGYGLGYTGLGLSHYGLQHGVGYSGLTGYGLGYAYGPAASYAVAAPAVAAYAVPAVARVATTYAAPAVTRVATTYAAPAVTRVEHAAPVVAAAPAIAYAAAPAVAKVATYSAPAVTSVVRTAPVVAAAPAVATYAAPAVAAVHHAPAIAAVTHAAPLVGAYHAAAPVYGYGVSGIGYGLGHYGFGHGLLGYGLNYGYGLGSPFEYATLLRKKK; from the exons ATGCTTCTATTCCTCCACCGGATTAAGACCGACAGCATG CTTTGCGTCAGCCTCCTCCTCGCCTTGGCCACCAGTGCCTTCGCTGGACACGTTTCCGGTGGCTATCGCCTCGGCTACGGTCTCGGCTACACCGGCCTCGGCCTCTCCCACTATGGTCTCCAGCATGGAGTCGGTTACTCTGGCCTGACTGGATACGGCCTTGGGTACGCTTACGGTCCAGCTGCCAGCTACGCCGTCGCTGCCCCAGCTGTGGCCGCGTACGCTGTGCCAGCCGTCGCTAGGGTTGCCACCACCTACGCTGCCCCAGCCGTCACTAGGGTAGCCACCACTTATGCCGCCCCAGCTGTGACCAGAGTCGAGCACGCCGCTCCAGTCGTTGCCGCTGCACCAGCCATCGCCTATGCCGCTGCTCCAGCTGTCGCCAAGGTTGCCACCTACAGTGCTCCTGCTGTGACCAGTGTTGTCCGCACTGCTCCTGTGGTCGCTGCTGCCCCAGCCGTTGCAACTTACGCGGCGCCAGCCGTCGCTGCTGTCCACCACGCTCCAGCTATTGCCGCCGTCACTCACGCTGCTCCACTTGTCGGTGCCTACCACGCCGCCGCCCCGGTATACGGCTATGGCGTCAGCGGCATCGGCTACGGCCTCGGTCACTACGGTTTCGGTCATGGTCTTCTAGGCTATGGTCTGAACTACGGCTATGGCCTCGGCTCCCCCTTCGAGTACGCCACTCTCCTGCGCAAGAAGAAGT AA
- the LOC142574646 gene encoding uncharacterized protein LOC142574646 codes for MLRACIVLALATCAFGHPTGTYTLASNLGYGLGYGNLGYAGLGYGGLGLSHYGLSHGVGYSGLTGYGVGYGYGYAPSASYAVAAPAVTRTVSTYHAAPAVTAVHAAPAVTAVHAAPAVTAVHAAPAVATYAAAPAVTRVVQSAPVVSTYAAAPAVTRVVQSAPVVATYAAAPAVTRVVQSAPLVQSYAAAPAVTTVHAAPAVATVHAAPAVTAVHAAPAFAAVHAAPAVATVAHAAPAVATYSVAHAAPAVATYGVAHAAPAYYGYGVGSLGYGVGSYGYGHGLLGYGLNYGYGLGSPLSYSTLLRKKKCPDNTLLDAEFSAEEVRRVLHELNRCSVASHDGMTKKLLRNLNDPSVIYRTVTINESRHQKRLLLHPTRTPATMLRACIVLALATCAFGHPTGTYTLASNLGYGVGYGSLGYSGLGYGGLGLSHYGLSHGVGYSGLTGYGVGYGYGYAPSASYAVAAPAVTRTVSTYHAAPAVTAVHAAPAVTAVHAAPAVTAVHAAPAVATYAAAPAVTRVVQSAPVVSTYAAAPAVTRVVQSAPAVATYAAAPAVTRVVQSAPLVQSYAAAPAVTTVHAAPAVAAVHAAPAVTTVHAAPAVATVHAAPAVTAVHAAPAFAAVHAAPAVATVAHAVPAVASYGVAHAVPAYYGYGVGSLGYGVGSYGYGHGLLGYGLNYGYGLGSPLSYSTLLRKKK; via the exons ATG CTGCGTGCCTGCATTGTCCTCGCCCTGGCCACTTGTGCCTTTGGTCATCCAACTGGCACTTACACCCTCGCCAGTAACCTCGGTTACGGGCTTGGCTACGGCAACCTCGGCTATGCCGGCCTCGGCTACGGAGGCCTTGGTCTCTCTCATTATGGCCTTTCCCATGGAGTTGGCTACTCCGGCTTGACTGGCTACGGTGTTGGTTACGGATACGGCTATGCCCCATCCGCCAGCTACGCTGTCGCTGCGCCAGCCGTTACCCGTACCGTCTCCACCTATCACGCCGCTCCAGCTGTGACCGCTGTCCACGCTGCTCCAGCCGTGACCGCTGTCCACGCTGCTCCAGCTGTGACCGCTGTCCACGCCGCCCCAGCCGTCGCCACCTACGCCGCAGCCCCAGCTGTCACCAGGGTTGTCCAGTCCGCTCCAGTTGTCTCCACCTACGCCGCTGCCCCAGCTGTCACCAGGGTTGTCCAGTCCGCTCCAGTTGTCGCCACCTACGCCGCTGCCCCAGCTGTAACCAGGGTGGTCCAGTCCGCTCCACTTGTCCAGAGCTACGCTGCTGCCCCAGCCGTGACCACTGTCCACGCTGCTCCAGCTGTCGCTACCGTCCACGCTGCCCCAGCCGTTACCGCTGTTCACGCTGCTCCAGCTTTTGCTGCCGTCCACGCTGCCCCAGCTGTTGCCACCGTCGCCCACGCTGCCCCAGCCGTCGCCACCTACAGCGTTGCGCACGCGGCCCCAGCAGTCGCCACTTATGGTGTTGCTCACGCTGCCCCAGCTTACTACGGCTATGGCGTTGGCTCCCTCGGCTACGGTGTCGGCAGCTACGGTTACGGCCATGGTCTTCTCGGCTACGGCCTGAACTACGGTTACGGTCTTGGCTCTCCTCTCAGCTACTCCACCCTCCTCCGCAAGAAGAAGT GCCCCGACAACACTCTCCTcgacgccgaattttctgccGAAGAGGTACGCCGCGTACTCCACGAACTCAACCGCTGCtccgtcgccagtcacgatggcATGACTAAAAAGCTCCTGCGCAACCTGAATGACCCCTCCGTCATTTACCGCACCGTCACCATCAACGAA AGTCGACATCAGAAGCGCCTGCTCCTCCATCCGACTAGGACCCCTGCCACCATG CTGCGTGCCTGCATTGTCCTCGCCTTGGCCACTTGTGCCTTTGGCCACCCAACCGGCACCTACACCCTCGCCAGTAACCTCGGCTACGGCGTCGGCTACGGCAGCCTTGGCTATTCCGGCCTCGGCTATGGTGGCCTTGGTCTTTCCCATTATGGCCTTTCACACGGAGTGGGCTACTCCGGCCTGACTGGCTACGGTGTTGGTTACGGATACGGTTACGCCCCATCCGCCAGCTACGCGGTCGCTGCCCCAGCCGTTACCCGTACCGTCTCCACCTATCACGCCGCTCCAGCTGTGACCGCTGTCCACGCTGCTCCAGCCGTGACCGCCGTCCACGCTGCTCCAGCTGTGACCGCTGTCCACGCCGCCCCAGCCGTCGCCACCTACGCCGCTGCCCCAGCTGTCACCAGGGTTGTCCAATCCGCTCCAGTTGTCTCCACCTACGCCGCTGCCCCAGCTGTCACCAGGGTTGTCCAGTCCGCTCCAGCAGTTGCCACCTACGCCGCTGCCCCAGCTGTAACCAGGGTGGTCCAGTCCGCTCCTCTTGTCCAGAGCTACGCTGCTGCCCCAGCCGTGACCACTGTCCACGCTGCCCCAGCTGTGGCTGCCGTCCACGCTGCCCCAGCCGTGACCACTGTCCACGCTGCTCCAGCTGTGGCTACCGTCCACGCTGCCCCAGCCGTGACCGCTGTTCACGCTGCTCCAGCTTTTGCTGCCGTTCACGCTGCCCCAGCTGTTGCCACTGTCGCCCACGCTGTCCCAGCCGTCGCCTCTTATGGTGTTGCTCACGCTGTCCCAGCTTACTACGGCTACGGCGTTGGCTCCCTCGGATACGGTGTCGGCAGCTACGGTTATGGCCACGGTCTCCTCGGCTACGGCCTGAACTACGGTTACGGTCTTGGCTCTCCTCTCAGCTACTCCACCCTCCTCCGCAAGAAGAAGT AA